A single region of the Brachypodium distachyon strain Bd21 chromosome 3, Brachypodium_distachyon_v3.0, whole genome shotgun sequence genome encodes:
- the LOC100832555 gene encoding uncharacterized protein YAE1 isoform X1 — protein sequence MASSEEGLAASLGELRVEAAPLRDSEVASHGNGADIVDDDDDIWDDAGPDSPGRGSILDREWAYRQNQFRKMGYRDGITEGQKDAAQEGFNIGFRESVHVGYKWGLLRGITSSALASLPDNSKEKLLPNDQCRGRLQDLHNSIQEISSDNALQMFHKSTLDNNHPLEEPHIKSEEVEAVDSSRLETLPKDLLLLLHECPNIKVQEEMA from the exons ATGGCCAGCTCCGAGGAGGGTTTAGCGGCATCCCTAGGAGAGCTACGCGTGGAGGCCGCGCCGTTAAGGGACAGCGAAGTCGCTTCACATG GCAATGGTGCTGATATTGTTGATGATGACGACGATATTTGGGATGATGCTGGTCCAGATTCTCCAGGTCGTGGATCCATCTTAGATAGAGAATGGGCTTACAGGCAGAACCAGTTCCGTAAG ATGGGGTACCGGGATGGCATAACTGAAGGGCAGAAGGATGCTGCCCAAGAGGGCTTCAATATTGGGTTTAGGGAATCCGTGCATGTTGGCTATAAGTGGGGTCTTCTTCGCGGGATTACCAG CAGTGCACTAGCTAGTCTTCCTGATAACTCGAAGGAAAAACTGTTGCCCAATGACCAATGCAGAGGAAGACTTCAGGATCTGCATAACTCCATCCAAGAAATTTCATCAGATAACGCGCTACAAATGTTCCACAAAAGCACTCTTGACAATAACCATCCATTGGAGGAACCACATATAAAATCAGAAGAAGTCGAAGCTGTAGATTCTAGCAGGCTCGAAACTTTACCAAAGGATCTCCTGTTGTTGTTGCATGAGTGCCCAAATATTAAAGTTCAGGAAGAGATGGCATGA
- the LOC112271706 gene encoding uncharacterized protein LOC112271706, producing MVGTKTHHHEASSSFMPEELNLLQKGRGTTPDGGQGGALGQWKCRLLGSLLRPRRRRCVVCLQVQHVAGMPAAAEGRAVVVGWRGKGGDGEHTAPARVSRGGSATFDEVFLHYFTAGATLRSSRFTVWAALVAESAIAGGVDDALGAFPIDLADAAAGAESSDPRFGGKALCFPLGGLAAGAVLTVSVYCRVMEQEEIHGANAGHARERKNKGKSPSYASCLPDLNCLRNRPPLAVATSASTRRATSLRSDRGGFITIENSVAEMDGINGAFGHVEVDDEEGAGFITMEKGTVSSRSRRAFHPETLTDDDDCGGSGVPEEDEKSCLFMELSGDASLEVEEVEEEFLAMLEDKYWPMMSKSKEIEKGLSVSLDVGIDLGLDLDSLIKDAEMELARAEQAWKSKVGAAIVEEEEYKELVRRWSVASNSGCSWGFGFGSPI from the exons ATGGTAGGCACTAAAACGCACCACCATGAAGCCTCTAGCTCCTTCATGCCGGAGGAGCTCAACCTGTTGCAAAAAGGCAGGGGCACGACCCCTGACGGCGGCCAGGGCGGCGCGCTGGGCCAGTGGAAGTGCAGGCTGCTCGGCTCCCTgctccggccccggcgccggcgctgtgTCGTGTGCCTCCAGGTGCAGCACGTCGCCGGcatgcccgccgccgccgagggccGGGCCGTCGTGGTCGGCTGGAGGGGCaagggcggcgacggcgagcacACGGCGCCGGCCCGGGTGTCACGGGGCGGCAGCGCCACGTTCGACGAGGTGTTCCTACACTACTTCACCGCGGGCGCCACGCTGCGGAGCTCAAGGTTCACCGTGTGGGCGGCGCTCGTGGCGGAGTCAGCGATCGCCGGTGGCGTGGACGACGCACTCGGCGCGTTCCCCATCGACCtcgccgatgccgccgccggtgccgagAGCTCTGATCCGAGGTTCGGCGGCAAGGCTCTCTGCTTCCCGCTCGGCGggctcgccgccggtgccgtgCTCACCGTCAGCGTCTACTGCAGAGTGATGGAGCAGGAAGAGATCCATGGCGCCAATGCTG GCCATGCACGGGAGAGGAAGAACAAAGGCAAGAGCCCCTCCTACGCGTCATGCCTGCCGGATCTGAACTGCCTCCGGAACCGGCCTCCCTTGGCAGTGGCGACATCAGCCTCAACGCGGCGGGCGACGTCGCTTCGGTCTGACCGTGGCGGCTTCATCACCATCGAGAACTCGGTGGCCGAGATGGATGGCATCAATGGCGCGTTCGGGCACGTGGAGGTCGACGATGAGGAAGGGGCTGGGTTCATCACCATGGAGAAAGGCACCGTCTCATCACGGTCTCGCCGGGCTTTCCACCCAGAGACCCTCACCGACGACGATGATTGTGGCGGGAGCGGggtgccggaggaggacgagaagTCATGCCTGTTCAtggagctgtcaggagacgcgtcactggaggtggaggaggtggaagAGGAGTTTTTGGCGATGCTGGAGGACAAGTACTGGCCTATGATGAGCAAGAGCAAGGAGATCGAGAAGGGGCTAAGCGTGAGCCTGGACGTTGGTATAGACCTGGGCTTGGACCTTGACTCGCTGATCAAGGACGCCGAGATGGAGCTGGCTAGGGCGGAGCAGGCGTGGAAGAGCAAGGtcggcgccgccatcgtcgaggaagaggagtaCAAGGAGCTCGTCCGGCGGTGGAGCGTCGCCTCCAACTCCGGCTGTTCCtggggcttcggcttcggcaGCCCCATCTAG
- the LOC100833080 gene encoding actin-related protein 2/3 complex subunit 1B, protein MAAQAIHQFAECITCHAWSPDHSMIAFCPNNTEVHIYKFFTDKWEKLHVLSKHDQIVSGIDWSRSSNKIVTVSHDRNSYVWTQEGQDWVPTLVILKLNRAALCVQWSPKENKFAVGSGAKSVCICYYEQENNWWISKIIRKKHESSVTSVAWHPNNIHLATTSTDGKCRVFSTIIKGVDTRGAQAGASADWKFGEQIAQLDLSSTWTFGVRWSPSGKTLAYAGHSSMIYFVDDVEASPAAQNLTLRDLPLRDILFVSEKMAIGVGFDCNPMIFAADETGLWSFVRFLDERKVTPSTSKASQLSEALGKLYGQSKQGTSSDTVEPSKPRGGAHENCITCIVPLRKGSESIVKQFSTSGLDGKIVVWDLENHITIPK, encoded by the exons ATGGCCGCGCAGGCGATCCACCAGTTCGCCGAGTGCATCACCTGCCATGCCTGGAGCCCCGACCACTCAA TGATTGCCTTTTGTCCAAATAACACCGAAGTACATATTTATAAGTTTTTCACAGACAAGTGGGAGAAACTACATGTTCTTTCAAAG CATGATCAAATAGTGTCTGGAATAGACTGGAGTAGATCTTCCAACAAAATTGTGACAGTTTCACATGATAGAAATTC ATATGTTTGGACACAAGAAGGACAAGATTGGGTACCTACCCTTGTTATTCTCAAGCTAAATCGTGCAGCTTTATGTGTCCAGTGGAGCCCAAAAG AAAATAAGTTTGCTGTGGGAAGTGGTGCTAAGTCTGTATGCATTTGCTACTATGAACAAGAGAACAACTG GTGGATTAGCAAAATTATTAGGAAGAAGCATGAATCTTCTGTCACTAGTGTTGCGTGGCATCCAAACAAT ATACATCTTGCAACAACTTCTACTGATGGTAAATGCAGAGTATTCTCCACTATCATCAAGGGTGTAGATACGAG GGGAGCACAAGCCGGCGCCTCTGCTGATTGGAAATTTGGAGAG CAAATTGCTCAACTTGATCTATCATCTACTTGGACATTTGGTGTAAGGTGGTCACCAAGTGGGAAAACGTTGGCCTATGCAG GGCACAGTTCCATGATTTATTTCGTCGATGATGTTGAAGCGTCTCCTGCTGCACAAAATTTGACCCTGCGTGATCTGCCTCTCCGTGAT attctttttgtttctgagAAGATGGCGATTGGTGTTGGATTTGACTGCAATCCTATGATCTTTGCTGCAGATGAGACAGGACTTTG GAGTTTTGTCAGATTTTTGGATGAAAGGAAAGTTACTCCATCAACTTCAAAAGCCTCACAG CTTTCTGAAGCCCTTGGGAAGCTATATGGCCAATCAAAGCAAGGGACAAGCAGTGACACTGTTGAACCATCGAAGCCTCGTGGTGGTGCTCATGAAAATTGCATAAC TTGCATCGTACCCTTGAGAAAAGGGAGTGAGAGTATTGTCAAACAGTTCAGCACATCAG GATTGGACGGTAAGATTGTGGTATGGGATCTGGAAAATCACATCACCATTCCAAAATAG
- the LOC100832555 gene encoding uncharacterized protein YAE1 isoform X2 translates to MASSEEGLAASLGELRVEAAPLRDSEVASHGNGADIVDDDDDIWDDAGPDSPGRGSILDREWAYRQNQFRKMGYRDGITEGQKDAAQEGFNIGFRESVHVGYKWGLLRGITSALASLPDNSKEKLLPNDQCRGRLQDLHNSIQEISSDNALQMFHKSTLDNNHPLEEPHIKSEEVEAVDSSRLETLPKDLLLLLHECPNIKVQEEMA, encoded by the exons ATGGCCAGCTCCGAGGAGGGTTTAGCGGCATCCCTAGGAGAGCTACGCGTGGAGGCCGCGCCGTTAAGGGACAGCGAAGTCGCTTCACATG GCAATGGTGCTGATATTGTTGATGATGACGACGATATTTGGGATGATGCTGGTCCAGATTCTCCAGGTCGTGGATCCATCTTAGATAGAGAATGGGCTTACAGGCAGAACCAGTTCCGTAAG ATGGGGTACCGGGATGGCATAACTGAAGGGCAGAAGGATGCTGCCCAAGAGGGCTTCAATATTGGGTTTAGGGAATCCGTGCATGTTGGCTATAAGTGGGGTCTTCTTCGCGGGATTACCAG TGCACTAGCTAGTCTTCCTGATAACTCGAAGGAAAAACTGTTGCCCAATGACCAATGCAGAGGAAGACTTCAGGATCTGCATAACTCCATCCAAGAAATTTCATCAGATAACGCGCTACAAATGTTCCACAAAAGCACTCTTGACAATAACCATCCATTGGAGGAACCACATATAAAATCAGAAGAAGTCGAAGCTGTAGATTCTAGCAGGCTCGAAACTTTACCAAAGGATCTCCTGTTGTTGTTGCATGAGTGCCCAAATATTAAAGTTCAGGAAGAGATGGCATGA